A single region of the Kiloniellales bacterium genome encodes:
- the xth gene encoding exodeoxyribonuclease III: MVKIASWNVNSIKARLPNVLEWLEAAKPDIALLQETKCLAENFPRLEIEAAGYKAAVVGQKSYNGVAILARQAPEVLLERLPGDEEDEQARYLEARIDGLRVATIYLPNGNPVASDKFGYKLAWMDRLRRRVDALLPLEEPFVLGGDYNVIPEDRDCYDPKAWAGDALFQPQSRAAFRTIQNLGLTEAFRALHQESGAYTFWDYQAGAWDQGHGIRIDHLLLSPQAADRLQACEIDRAPRGKPKASDHTPIWCELSG, encoded by the coding sequence ATGGTCAAGATCGCCAGCTGGAACGTCAACTCGATCAAGGCGCGTCTGCCCAACGTCCTGGAGTGGCTGGAGGCGGCCAAGCCCGATATCGCCCTGCTTCAGGAGACCAAGTGCCTGGCCGAGAACTTCCCCCGGCTGGAGATCGAGGCGGCCGGCTACAAGGCCGCGGTGGTCGGGCAGAAGAGCTACAACGGGGTCGCGATCCTGGCCCGGCAGGCGCCCGAGGTGCTGCTGGAGCGCTTGCCCGGCGACGAAGAGGACGAGCAGGCCCGCTACCTGGAGGCCCGGATCGACGGCCTGCGGGTCGCGACCATCTACCTGCCCAACGGCAACCCGGTCGCCAGCGACAAGTTCGGCTACAAGCTCGCCTGGATGGACCGCTTGCGCCGCCGGGTCGATGCGCTACTGCCCCTGGAAGAGCCCTTCGTGCTGGGCGGCGACTACAACGTCATCCCCGAGGATCGGGACTGCTACGACCCCAAGGCCTGGGCCGGCGATGCCCTATTCCAGCCGCAGAGCCGCGCCGCCTTCCGGACGATCCAGAACCTCGGCCTGACCGAGGCCTTCCGGGCCCTGCACCAGGAGAGCGGTGCCTACACCTTCTGGGACTACCAGGCCGGCGCCTGGGACCAGGGTCACGGCATCCGAATCGACCACCTGCTGCTCTCGCCCCAGGCCGCCGACCGCCTGCAGGCCTGCGAGATCGACCGCGCGCCGCGCGGCAAGCCCAAGGCCTCGGACCACACGCCGATCTGGTGCGAGCTTTCGGGATGA
- a CDS encoding ScpA family protein produces MTSAEILEFEAPERDRQRDFVLDLDGYGGPIDVLLDLARDQKVDLTNISILQLAEQYLEFVRRARQLRLELAADYLVMAAWLAYLKSKLLLPSEPEGEEPSGPQMAAALRYQLQRLEAMRNSGERLMTRAQLGRDFFARGAPERLRTDRITVFSATLYDLLKAYGSQRSRGGKVTNLRIQATELYSVDEAMERLTALFGSIPEWRTLHSFLPPDLSGALLTRSAIAATFAASLELCRTGRLEIRQDGTFGPILLRHKEEQP; encoded by the coding sequence GTGACCTCAGCGGAGATTCTCGAGTTCGAAGCGCCGGAGCGCGACCGGCAGCGCGACTTCGTCCTGGATCTGGACGGCTACGGCGGCCCGATCGACGTGCTGCTGGACCTGGCCCGGGACCAGAAGGTCGACCTGACCAACATCTCGATCCTGCAGCTGGCCGAGCAGTACCTCGAGTTCGTGCGCCGGGCCCGCCAGCTGCGCCTGGAGCTGGCCGCCGACTACCTGGTCATGGCGGCCTGGCTGGCCTACCTGAAGTCCAAGCTGCTGCTGCCCAGCGAGCCGGAAGGCGAGGAGCCCAGCGGTCCACAGATGGCGGCGGCCCTGCGGTACCAGCTGCAGCGCCTGGAAGCGATGCGGAACTCCGGCGAGCGGCTGATGACCCGGGCTCAGCTCGGCCGCGACTTTTTCGCCCGGGGCGCGCCGGAGCGCCTGCGCACCGACCGCATCACCGTGTTCAGCGCGACGCTCTACGACCTGCTGAAGGCCTACGGCAGCCAGCGCTCGCGGGGCGGCAAGGTGACCAACCTGCGGATCCAGGCTACGGAGCTCTATTCCGTCGACGAGGCGATGGAACGGCTGACGGCGCTCTTCGGCAGCATTCCCGAATGGCGCACCCTGCACAGCTTCCTGCCGCCGGACCTCTCCGGGGCGCTGCTGACCCGCTCGGCCATTGCCGCGACCTTCGCCGCCAGCCTGGAGCTTTGCCGGACCGGCCGCCTGGAGATCCGGCAGGACGGAACCTTCGGCCCGATACTACTGCGTCACAAGGAGGAGCAGCCGTGA
- a CDS encoding rhomboid family intramembrane serine protease, with the protein MTFFPLGDKNPRVLVPRPWVTWGIAFTCGLLFVWEMLINPDGFDGRVLDFAVVPGYVSGIFESPLPLAVPPWLTLGTSLFLHVDLVHLAVNVLYLVVFGDNIEDNMGHFRFLAFYLACGIAAGLTHVWVDPTSLAPTLGASGAISGILGGYLLLHPRAKVWFFPSPIALPAWFWLIVWAGFQFYAAYSTGWSGNGIAWGAHIGGFLIGLVLVVPMRRKTVPLFGPAEVPSGVTLANRPRDGDPDGSA; encoded by the coding sequence ATGACCTTCTTCCCCCTGGGCGACAAGAACCCGCGGGTCCTGGTGCCGCGGCCCTGGGTCACCTGGGGCATCGCCTTCACCTGCGGCCTGCTCTTCGTCTGGGAGATGCTGATCAACCCGGACGGCTTCGACGGCCGGGTCCTCGACTTCGCCGTCGTCCCCGGCTACGTCTCGGGGATCTTCGAATCCCCGCTGCCCCTGGCGGTGCCGCCCTGGCTGACCCTGGGGACCTCACTGTTCCTGCACGTCGACCTGGTCCACCTGGCGGTCAACGTGCTCTACCTCGTGGTCTTCGGCGACAACATCGAAGACAACATGGGCCACTTCAGGTTCCTGGCCTTCTACCTGGCCTGCGGCATCGCGGCCGGCCTGACCCACGTCTGGGTCGATCCGACCTCGCTGGCGCCGACCCTCGGCGCCAGCGGTGCGATCTCCGGCATCCTCGGCGGCTACCTGCTGCTGCATCCCCGGGCCAAGGTCTGGTTCTTCCCCTCGCCCATCGCGCTGCCGGCCTGGTTCTGGCTCATCGTCTGGGCGGGCTTCCAGTTCTACGCCGCCTACTCGACCGGCTGGTCGGGCAACGGCATCGCCTGGGGCGCCCACATCGGCGGCTTCCTTATCGGCCTGGTCCTGGTCGTGCCGATGCGACGCAAGACCGTGCCGCTCTTCGGACCGGCGGAGGTGCCGAGCGGGGTGACCCTGGCCAACCGGCCGCGCGACGGCGACCCGGACGGGTCGGCCTGA
- a CDS encoding M81 family metallopeptidase has translation MARIAVGGFQHETNTFSPSKASFEEFAAGSGWPALSRGDPLFPAVAGINLPISGFVDEARSLGHQLVPLAWAAASPSAEVTEEAFERITGQIFEELARAGGVDAVYLDLHGAMVSEHFQDGEGEILRRLRARVGAELPVVTSLDLHANVTPAMVAHSDSLVAYRTYPHVDMAETGARAARQLTGILRRGRKPAKAYRQIPFLLPITQGCTLTDPAKGVYETLAELEAGDDRLLSFCCGFAPADIHHAGPSLVAYGAEADAAAERLDGFVQAREAQFLPEVWKPREAVAHAIAKAREAGRPVVLADTQDNPGAGGESDTVFLLEELVRQRAEGAALAILFDPASAKVAHEAGLGAEITMGIGAHSGQAGHEPFHATFKVERLGDGRFTGTGPFYKGARMRLGPMALLSLGGVRVILGSRKVQAADQSMFRHLGVEPTAEKILVLKSSVHFRADFQPIAEEVLVVAAPGPNPVDHGEFDYRNLRPEIRRMPRSSDRG, from the coding sequence GTGGCGCGTATCGCCGTCGGCGGCTTTCAGCACGAGACCAACACCTTCTCGCCCTCCAAGGCGAGCTTCGAGGAGTTCGCGGCCGGCAGCGGCTGGCCGGCGCTGAGCCGGGGCGACCCGCTGTTCCCGGCGGTGGCGGGAATCAATCTGCCGATTTCCGGCTTCGTCGATGAGGCGCGCAGCCTCGGCCACCAGCTCGTGCCGCTGGCCTGGGCCGCCGCCTCGCCCTCGGCCGAGGTGACCGAGGAGGCCTTCGAGCGCATCACCGGCCAGATCTTCGAGGAACTGGCGCGGGCCGGCGGGGTCGACGCGGTTTACCTGGACCTGCACGGCGCCATGGTGAGCGAGCACTTCCAGGACGGCGAGGGCGAGATCCTGCGGCGCCTGCGCGCCCGGGTGGGCGCCGAGCTGCCGGTGGTGACCAGCCTCGACCTCCACGCCAACGTGACCCCGGCGATGGTCGCGCATTCGGATAGCCTGGTCGCCTACCGTACCTATCCGCACGTCGACATGGCCGAGACCGGCGCCCGGGCGGCACGCCAGCTCACGGGCATCCTGAGGCGCGGCCGCAAGCCGGCCAAGGCCTACCGCCAGATCCCCTTTCTGCTGCCGATCACCCAGGGTTGTACGCTCACCGATCCGGCCAAGGGGGTCTACGAGACCCTGGCGGAGCTGGAAGCGGGCGATGACCGGTTGCTGTCCTTCTGCTGCGGGTTCGCGCCGGCGGACATCCACCACGCGGGACCCTCGCTGGTCGCCTACGGCGCCGAGGCGGATGCCGCGGCCGAGCGCCTCGACGGCTTCGTGCAGGCGCGCGAAGCGCAGTTCCTGCCCGAAGTCTGGAAGCCCCGGGAGGCCGTGGCCCACGCCATCGCCAAGGCGCGCGAGGCCGGACGGCCCGTGGTCCTGGCCGACACCCAGGACAATCCGGGTGCCGGCGGCGAGTCCGATACCGTCTTCCTGCTCGAGGAGCTGGTGCGGCAGCGCGCCGAAGGCGCGGCCCTCGCGATTCTCTTCGACCCGGCCTCGGCCAAGGTCGCCCACGAGGCCGGGCTGGGCGCCGAGATCACCATGGGGATCGGCGCCCATTCGGGCCAGGCGGGGCACGAGCCCTTTCACGCGACCTTCAAGGTCGAGCGCCTGGGCGACGGCCGCTTCACCGGCACCGGGCCCTTCTACAAGGGCGCGCGGATGCGGCTCGGACCGATGGCGCTGCTGTCTCTCGGCGGGGTGCGGGTGATCTTGGGGTCGCGCAAGGTTCAGGCCGCCGACCAGTCGATGTTCCGCCACCTCGGGGTCGAGCCGACCGCCGAGAAGATACTGGTCCTCAAAAGCTCGGTGCATTTCCGGGCCGACTTCCAGCCGATCGCCGAGGAGGTGCTGGTGGTGGCCGCGCCCGGGCCGAACCCGGTCGATCACGGCGAGTTCGACTACCGGAACCTGCGCCCCGAGATCCGCCGCATGCCAAGGTCGAGCGACCGGGGCTGA
- a CDS encoding DMT family transporter, which produces MQRPAKDPDDHHVFGLACVISASFFTSLAGILVRLVEEADGWQLQFYRQASFLVFILGFLVWRHRGRSLRACREIGRPGLIAACSLAIAFTAYIFALIETSVAKVVFIGSASPFVAALIAWLALRERVAPSTLAAIAVAMLGIGVMMGEGLDGEGPLGAGLAVVAVVGYGVTLVCLRARRRVDMLPAAALAGLLAMLGCGVMAPDLEISAHDLGLAMLLGVVQLGFQYVLIALGTRHVPAGEVALLGRLQVVLAPLWVWLALGEVPSPATLLGGTVVVGAVLANSYAALRRERQPAILPGD; this is translated from the coding sequence GTGCAACGTCCCGCAAAGGATCCAGACGACCACCACGTCTTCGGCTTGGCCTGCGTCATCTCGGCCAGCTTTTTTACAAGCTTGGCCGGAATTCTTGTGCGTCTGGTCGAAGAGGCGGACGGCTGGCAGCTGCAGTTCTATCGCCAGGCGAGCTTCCTGGTCTTCATCCTGGGGTTCCTGGTCTGGCGGCATCGCGGGCGCAGCCTGCGGGCCTGCCGGGAGATCGGGCGGCCGGGGCTGATCGCGGCCTGCTCGCTCGCCATCGCCTTCACCGCCTACATCTTCGCGCTCATCGAGACCAGCGTCGCCAAGGTGGTCTTCATCGGCAGCGCCTCGCCCTTCGTCGCGGCGCTGATCGCCTGGCTGGCGCTGCGCGAGCGGGTGGCGCCTTCGACCCTGGCCGCCATCGCAGTGGCCATGCTGGGCATCGGGGTCATGATGGGCGAGGGGCTGGACGGGGAAGGGCCGCTGGGCGCCGGCTTGGCGGTGGTCGCAGTGGTCGGCTACGGCGTCACCCTGGTCTGTCTGCGCGCCCGGCGCCGGGTCGACATGCTGCCGGCCGCGGCGCTTGCCGGGCTGCTGGCGATGCTGGGCTGCGGGGTCATGGCGCCGGACCTGGAGATCTCGGCACACGACCTCGGGCTGGCGATGCTGCTCGGGGTGGTCCAGCTCGGCTTCCAGTACGTCCTGATCGCGCTGGGCACCCGCCACGTGCCGGCCGGCGAGGTGGCGCTGCTGGGCCGCCTGCAGGTCGTCCTGGCGCCGCTCTGGGTCTGGCTCGCCCTGGGCGAGGTGCCGAGCCCGGCCACCCTGCTCGGCGGCACCGTCGTGGTCGGGGCGGTCCTGGCGAACTCCTACGCCGCGCTGCGGCGCGAGCGACAGCCCGCGATTCTCCCGGGCGACTGA
- a CDS encoding SPOR domain-containing protein gives MPSESIPEDERLALARALRHVSEEDSPQRTPENEEEIARLFGDEQDSGEDGEPEVKSVTRPKFRLLHLLIGLLVLACLALVVPLAMDFLGGEDSGEVPVIQAEPQPDKVRPDEPGGLQVPHQDLQVLNQGGEGAGREPEQLLPPPETPEPLPQATQDTANLGAAPAVPAETPPSTAAEDTTAASVVPGAGAPAVSEPAAPAEVAEVPAAAPAEITGGPGASEAPEAPAAPTASGPAATAPAPEAPAPVETAAPEPEAAEPPAPAESQQAALPPAAEPAPAAGEAGIYIQLGSLSNREGVPKEWARLQKAFPDFLGDMELAVQTVTLEGRGTFHRIQAGPLPNRGTAEEMCAFLKNAEQACIVIKR, from the coding sequence ATGCCATCGGAATCGATTCCTGAGGACGAGCGCCTGGCCCTGGCACGCGCGCTGCGCCACGTCAGCGAGGAGGACTCGCCGCAGCGGACTCCGGAGAACGAGGAGGAGATCGCGCGGCTCTTCGGCGACGAGCAGGACAGCGGCGAGGACGGAGAGCCGGAGGTCAAATCCGTCACGCGGCCCAAGTTCCGCCTTCTGCACCTTCTGATCGGCCTGCTGGTCCTCGCCTGCCTGGCCCTGGTGGTGCCCCTGGCGATGGACTTCCTGGGCGGCGAGGACAGCGGCGAAGTTCCCGTGATCCAGGCCGAGCCGCAGCCCGACAAGGTGCGCCCGGATGAACCCGGCGGCCTGCAGGTGCCGCACCAGGACCTGCAGGTGCTGAACCAGGGCGGTGAAGGGGCGGGCCGCGAACCGGAGCAGCTTCTGCCGCCGCCCGAGACACCGGAGCCGCTGCCGCAGGCGACCCAGGATACCGCGAACCTCGGCGCCGCGCCCGCGGTGCCGGCCGAAACCCCGCCTTCGACGGCGGCCGAGGACACGACGGCCGCCAGCGTGGTGCCGGGCGCCGGCGCGCCGGCGGTCTCGGAACCCGCCGCTCCGGCGGAGGTCGCAGAGGTTCCCGCGGCGGCGCCGGCGGAGATCACCGGCGGCCCCGGCGCAAGCGAGGCGCCGGAAGCGCCCGCGGCTCCGACCGCGTCCGGCCCGGCGGCAACCGCCCCGGCGCCAGAGGCCCCGGCGCCTGTCGAAACCGCTGCGCCCGAGCCGGAGGCGGCCGAGCCGCCCGCGCCGGCGGAGAGCCAGCAGGCCGCCCTGCCGCCCGCCGCCGAGCCGGCCCCCGCGGCCGGCGAGGCCGGGATCTACATCCAGCTCGGCTCGCTGAGCAACCGGGAGGGCGTGCCGAAGGAATGGGCGCGCCTGCAGAAGGCCTTTCCCGATTTCCTGGGCGACATGGAACTGGCGGTTCAGACCGTGACCCTGGAGGGCCGCGGCACCTTCCATCGAATCCAGGCCGGCCCGCTGCCGAACCGGGGCACGGCCGAGGAGATGTGCGCCTTCCTGAAGAACGCCGAGCAGGCTTGCATCGTCATCAAGCGGTGA
- the argS gene encoding arginine--tRNA ligase: MNLFRTFKDLIAAEVEALSEAGKLPPGLDTARVTVEPPREESHGDLATNAAMVLAKPAGMKPRDLAALLAARLEGQEAVRAVEVAGPGFINLRLTEDYLRDRLIDVLNAGTAYGDADLGGAEKVNVEYVSTNPTGPLHIAHARGAVIGDALAALLEKVGYDVTREYYINDAGAQVDVLARSVHLRYREALGEDIGAFPEDGYPGDYLKPVGRDLAARDGDKWLGVEEAAWLAPIRDFATAAMMDLIRGDLRDLGVEQEVFTSERGLVEAGRVEEAYQILESKGLIYTGTLEPPKGKPVEDWEPVPLTLFKATEFGDDVDRPMKKSDGSWTYFAPDIAYHLDKFRRGFTVMVDVFGADHAGHVKRLKAGVAALTEGQAVLDIRLCQLVTLLRGGKPVRMSKRAGSFVTLKEVIDEVGRGVVRFIMLTRRNDAPLDFDLEQVLEQSRENPVFYVHYAHARCCSVLRSAKAEFADIDLDRGALAAGPLHRLTDSGELGLIKQLTSWPRIVEGAAESFEPHRIAFYLYDLAAAFHSHWNRGNDNAQLRFLLAADSELTAARLALVQAVASVIASGLQIMGVEPVEELR, encoded by the coding sequence ATGAACCTCTTCCGCACCTTCAAGGACCTCATCGCCGCCGAGGTCGAGGCCCTCTCCGAAGCCGGCAAGCTGCCGCCCGGGCTCGACACCGCGCGGGTCACGGTCGAGCCGCCGCGCGAGGAGAGCCACGGCGACCTGGCGACCAACGCGGCCATGGTCCTGGCCAAGCCCGCGGGCATGAAGCCGCGCGACCTCGCCGCGCTCCTGGCGGCGCGGCTGGAGGGCCAGGAAGCGGTGCGCGCGGTCGAGGTCGCGGGGCCCGGCTTCATCAACCTGCGCCTGACCGAGGACTACCTGCGCGACCGCCTGATCGACGTGCTGAACGCCGGCACCGCCTACGGCGACGCCGACCTGGGCGGTGCCGAGAAGGTCAATGTCGAGTATGTCTCGACCAATCCGACCGGGCCGCTGCACATCGCCCATGCGCGCGGCGCCGTGATCGGCGATGCCCTAGCGGCCCTGCTGGAGAAGGTCGGCTACGACGTCACCCGCGAGTACTACATCAACGACGCCGGCGCCCAGGTCGACGTCCTGGCGCGCTCGGTCCACCTGCGCTACCGCGAGGCGCTGGGCGAGGACATCGGCGCGTTTCCCGAGGACGGCTATCCCGGCGACTACCTGAAGCCGGTCGGCCGGGACCTGGCCGCCCGCGACGGCGACAAGTGGCTCGGCGTCGAGGAGGCCGCGTGGCTGGCGCCCATTCGCGACTTCGCCACCGCGGCGATGATGGACCTGATCCGCGGCGACCTGCGGGACCTGGGGGTCGAGCAGGAGGTCTTCACCTCCGAGCGCGGCTTGGTGGAGGCCGGGCGCGTTGAGGAGGCCTATCAGATCCTCGAGTCCAAGGGCCTGATCTACACCGGCACCCTGGAGCCGCCAAAGGGCAAGCCGGTCGAGGACTGGGAGCCGGTGCCCCTGACCCTCTTCAAGGCCACGGAGTTCGGCGACGACGTCGACCGGCCGATGAAGAAGTCCGACGGCTCCTGGACCTACTTCGCCCCGGACATAGCCTACCACCTGGACAAGTTCCGCCGCGGCTTCACGGTCATGGTCGACGTCTTCGGCGCCGACCACGCCGGCCACGTCAAGCGCCTCAAGGCGGGAGTGGCGGCCCTGACCGAGGGCCAGGCCGTGCTCGACATCCGGCTCTGCCAGCTCGTCACCCTGCTGCGCGGCGGCAAGCCGGTGCGGATGTCCAAGCGGGCCGGCAGCTTCGTGACCCTGAAGGAGGTCATCGACGAGGTCGGCAGGGGCGTCGTGCGCTTCATCATGCTGACCCGGCGCAACGACGCGCCGCTGGACTTCGACCTGGAACAGGTCTTGGAGCAGAGCCGCGAGAACCCTGTCTTCTATGTTCATTACGCGCACGCGCGCTGCTGTTCGGTCTTACGCAGCGCGAAGGCCGAGTTTGCCGATATCGACCTCGACCGGGGCGCGCTGGCGGCCGGTCCCCTGCATCGCTTGACCGACTCGGGCGAGCTTGGTTTGATCAAGCAGCTGACCAGCTGGCCGAGAATCGTGGAAGGCGCAGCCGAATCCTTCGAGCCGCACCGGATCGCTTTCTACCTTTACGACTTGGCTGCCGCGTTCCACAGCCACTGGAACAGGGGCAACGACAATGCCCAGTTGCGCTTCCTGCTCGCGGCCGACAGCGAGCTGACGGCCGCCCGCTTGGCGCTGGTCCAGGCCGTCGCCTCGGTGATCGCGTCGGGACTGCAGATCATGGGCGTAGAGCCGGTTGAGGAGTTACGCTGA
- the erpA gene encoding iron-sulfur cluster insertion protein ErpA has protein sequence MDGGPQMAESAGLTLSASAAKRILELIEAETEPDLMLRIAVSGGGCSGFQYGFSFDDAVQADDLTFERDGARIVIDEVSLQLLEGSEVDFVEDLMGAYFQINNPKATSSCGCGSSFAV, from the coding sequence ATGGACGGCGGGCCCCAGATGGCCGAGAGCGCGGGACTGACGCTGAGCGCGAGCGCGGCCAAGCGGATCCTGGAGTTGATCGAAGCCGAGACCGAGCCGGACCTGATGCTGCGGATCGCGGTCTCCGGCGGCGGCTGCTCCGGTTTCCAGTACGGCTTCAGCTTCGACGATGCGGTCCAGGCCGACGACCTGACCTTCGAGCGCGACGGCGCCAGGATCGTGATCGACGAGGTCTCCCTGCAGCTGCTCGAGGGCTCCGAGGTCGATTTCGTCGAGGACCTCATGGGCGCCTATTTCCAGATCAACAACCCCAAGGCAACCTCCTCCTGCGGCTGCGGCTCCTCCTTCGCGGTCTGA
- the nagZ gene encoding beta-N-acetylhexosaminidase, whose product MTAQAVIYGCEGPALTDWERGFFAAADPLGFVLFARNCVDPEQLRALVAALRATVGREDAPVLIDQEGGRVTRLKPPAWRAAPAAGVFDDLARRDLASACEAAEVNARLLALELRALGIDVDCLPLLDLRLPEGHGIIGDRALGSDPEQVIALGRAVCRGLSAAGVTPVIKHIPGHGRARVDSHEALPQVDAPLAVLRDSDFLPFKALAEAPWGMTAHIVYGAIDPERPATTSPKVIAEIIRGEIGFDGLLLSDDLSMKALSGGLGERARAALAAGCDVALHCNGERAEMEAVAAAVSPLSPAAEARLARGRAGLGTAPPIAEFAALSQRLERLLAG is encoded by the coding sequence ATGACCGCTCAGGCCGTGATCTACGGCTGCGAAGGGCCGGCGCTCACCGACTGGGAGCGCGGCTTCTTCGCCGCGGCCGATCCCCTCGGCTTCGTCCTCTTCGCCCGCAACTGCGTCGATCCGGAGCAACTGCGCGCCCTGGTCGCGGCGCTGCGGGCGACGGTCGGGCGGGAAGATGCGCCGGTGCTGATCGACCAGGAGGGCGGCCGGGTGACCCGGCTCAAGCCCCCGGCCTGGCGCGCGGCGCCGGCGGCGGGAGTCTTCGACGACCTCGCCCGGCGCGACCTGGCAAGCGCCTGCGAGGCAGCCGAGGTCAACGCAAGGCTGCTCGCCCTGGAATTGCGGGCGCTCGGTATCGACGTCGATTGCCTGCCGCTCCTGGACCTGCGCCTGCCGGAGGGCCACGGGATCATCGGCGACCGCGCCCTGGGCAGCGATCCGGAGCAGGTCATCGCCCTGGGCCGGGCGGTCTGCAGGGGCCTGTCGGCGGCCGGCGTGACCCCGGTGATCAAGCATATCCCCGGTCACGGCCGGGCCCGCGTCGACAGCCACGAGGCGCTGCCGCAGGTGGACGCGCCGCTGGCGGTCCTGCGCGACAGCGACTTCTTGCCCTTCAAGGCGCTGGCTGAGGCGCCCTGGGGCATGACCGCGCACATCGTCTACGGCGCGATCGACCCGGAGCGGCCGGCAACCACCTCGCCGAAGGTGATCGCCGAGATCATCCGCGGCGAGATCGGCTTCGACGGCCTGCTGCTGTCCGACGACCTCTCCATGAAGGCGCTGAGCGGCGGCCTGGGCGAGCGCGCCCGCGCCGCGCTGGCGGCCGGCTGCGACGTGGCGCTGCACTGCAACGGCGAGCGGGCCGAGATGGAGGCCGTCGCGGCGGCGGTTTCGCCGCTGAGCCCGGCGGCGGAGGCCCGGCTCGCCCGCGGCCGCGCGGGACTGGGCACGGCGCCGCCGATCGCGGAGTTCGCGGCGCTGTCGCAGCGCCTGGAGCGGCTGCTCGCGGGCTGA
- a CDS encoding deoxyguanosinetriphosphate triphosphohydrolase, with protein sequence MSAPAKPALAPYASHPAASRGRRHAEPESPTRSVHQRDRDRIIHSGAFRRLQYKTQVFIFHEGDYYRTRLTHSLEVAQIARSISRSLGLNEDLAEALALAHDLGHTPFGHAGEDALHEAMAPFGGFDHNEQTFRILTRLEQRYAAFDGLNLTWETLEGTVKHNGPLDGALAGARGLPESIRAFSHDFDLELTSFAGPEAQVAALADDIAYNNHDIDDGLRAGLFTPADLAEVPLVGPSLQDVRDELGDLEPGRLTHECVRRVINAMVNDLLAETRRRLAAAVPQSADEVRALDHPVVAFSEAMREKNRGLKAFLFERMYRHYRVNRMITKARRVVTELFELYLGEPRCLPNEWRAGAGRPGSAETARLVADYIAGMTDRYALDEHRRLFDAYARS encoded by the coding sequence ATGTCCGCGCCCGCAAAGCCCGCCCTCGCGCCCTACGCCAGCCATCCGGCGGCAAGCCGGGGCCGCCGCCACGCGGAGCCGGAGTCGCCGACCCGCTCGGTGCACCAGCGCGACCGCGACCGGATCATCCATTCCGGGGCCTTCCGGCGGCTGCAGTACAAGACCCAGGTCTTCATCTTCCACGAGGGCGACTATTACCGCACCCGACTGACCCATTCCCTGGAGGTCGCCCAGATCGCCCGCTCGATCAGCCGCTCCCTGGGCCTGAACGAGGACTTGGCCGAGGCCCTGGCCCTGGCCCATGACCTGGGCCACACCCCCTTCGGCCATGCCGGCGAGGACGCCCTGCACGAGGCCATGGCGCCCTTCGGCGGCTTCGATCACAACGAGCAGACCTTCCGAATCCTGACCAGGCTGGAGCAGCGCTACGCCGCCTTCGACGGCCTCAACCTGACCTGGGAGACCCTGGAGGGCACGGTCAAGCACAACGGGCCGCTGGACGGGGCCCTGGCCGGCGCCCGCGGCCTGCCCGAGTCGATCCGCGCCTTCAGCCACGACTTCGACCTGGAGCTGACCAGCTTCGCCGGGCCCGAGGCCCAGGTCGCGGCCCTGGCCGACGACATCGCCTACAACAACCACGACATCGACGACGGCTTGCGGGCCGGGCTCTTCACCCCGGCGGACCTGGCCGAGGTGCCCCTGGTCGGGCCGAGCCTCCAGGACGTGCGCGACGAGCTCGGCGACCTGGAGCCAGGGCGCCTGACCCACGAATGCGTCCGCCGGGTGATCAACGCCATGGTCAACGACCTGCTGGCCGAGACCCGCCGTCGCCTGGCCGCGGCGGTGCCGCAGAGCGCCGATGAGGTCCGGGCCCTCGATCATCCGGTGGTTGCCTTCTCCGAGGCGATGCGGGAAAAGAACCGCGGCCTCAAGGCCTTCCTCTTCGAGCGTATGTACCGCCACTACCGGGTGAACCGGATGATCACCAAGGCCCGCCGCGTCGTGACCGAGCTCTTCGAGCTCTACCTGGGCGAGCCGCGCTGCCTGCCCAACGAATGGCGGGCCGGCGCCGGCCGCCCAGGATCGGCCGAGACCGCGCGTCTGGTCGCCGACTATATCGCCGGCATGACCGACCGCTATGCCCTGGACGAGCACCGCCGCCTTTTCGACGCCTACGCCCGCAGCTGA
- a CDS encoding DUF2314 domain-containing protein, translating into MIKGRVLPVLALLLALALPGTAGGQDVVRRDGEPEVHMFQSGDPDMAAAYRAARSSVPGLVERLPKLQAAGIYASVKVPVEEDGQVEHIWLSDIRFGDGQVHGALGNTPVNLPSWSLGDPISVPLNRISDWMVVYEDRLIGGYTLFVARNRLQGEDLASFDRRVGLIFPAQPQSFD; encoded by the coding sequence ATGATCAAAGGCCGCGTGCTGCCCGTTCTGGCCCTGCTTCTCGCCCTGGCGCTTCCCGGCACTGCCGGGGGGCAGGACGTCGTCCGCCGCGACGGGGAGCCGGAGGTGCATATGTTCCAGAGCGGCGATCCGGATATGGCGGCGGCCTACCGGGCGGCGCGCAGCAGCGTTCCCGGCCTGGTCGAGCGGCTGCCAAAGCTGCAGGCGGCCGGGATCTATGCCTCCGTCAAGGTGCCGGTGGAGGAGGACGGCCAGGTCGAGCACATCTGGCTGAGCGACATCCGCTTCGGTGACGGGCAGGTGCACGGCGCCCTGGGCAACACGCCGGTGAACCTGCCGTCCTGGTCGCTCGGCGATCCGATCTCGGTTCCCCTAAACCGGATCTCGGACTGGATGGTGGTCTATGAAGATCGCCTGATCGGCGGCTACACGCTCTTCGTCGCCCGCAACCGCCTGCAGGGCGAGGATCTGGCGTCCTTCGACCGCCGGGTCGGTCTGATCTTCCCGGCGCAGCCGCAGAGCTTCGACTAG